A stretch of Microtus pennsylvanicus isolate mMicPen1 chromosome 5, mMicPen1.hap1, whole genome shotgun sequence DNA encodes these proteins:
- the LOC142850741 gene encoding LOW QUALITY PROTEIN: arylamine N-acetyltransferase 2-like (The sequence of the model RefSeq protein was modified relative to this genomic sequence to represent the inferred CDS: deleted 2 bases in 1 codon): MDIEPYFERIGYQNSRNKLDLQTLTEILQHQIRAVPFENLNIHCGEPMELSLEAIFDQVVRKKRGGWCLQVNHLLYWALTKMGLETTMLGGYVFNAPANKYSTGMIHLLVQVTISDRNYIVDAGFGRSYQMWEPLELASGNDQPQVPAIFRLTEENGTWYLDQIRREQYIPNQEFVNSDLLEKNEYRKIYSFTLEPRTIEDFESMNIYLQTSPASVFTSKSFCSLQTPEGVHCLVGSTLTYRRFSYKDNIDLVEFKSLKEEEIEDVLKTIFGVSLEKKLVPKHGDRFFYHLE; encoded by the exons ATGGACATTGAACCATACTTTGAACGAATTGGTTATCAGAACTCCAGGAACAAACTGGACTTGCAAACGTTAACTGAAATCCTTCAGCACCAGATACGAGCTGTTCCCTTTGAAAACTTGAACATCCATTGCGGGGAACCCATGGAGCTGAGCTTAGAGGCCATCTTTGATCAAGTtgtgaggaagaagaggggtggGTGGTGTCTTCAGGTTAATCATCTCCTGTACTGGGCTCTGACTAAAATGGGCTTGGAAACCACTATGTTGGGAGGCTACGTCTTTAACGCTCCAGCTAATAAGTACAGCACTGGTATGATTCACCTTCTGGTCCAGGTGACCATCAGTGACAGGAACTATATTGTTGATGCTGGATTTGGACGTTCTTACCAGATGTGGGAACCTCTAGAATTAGCATCTGGGAACGATCAGCCTCAGGTGCCTGCCATCTTCCGTTTGACGGAAGAGAATGGAACCTGGTACTTGGACCAAATCAGAAGAGAGCAGTATATTCCAAACCAAGAATTTGTTAACTCCGACCTCCTTGAGAAGAACGAGTATCGGAAAATCTACTCTTTCACTCTGGAGCCGCGCACT ATTGAGGACTTCGAGTCCATGAATATCTACCTCCAGACGTCGCCAGCATCTGTGTTTACAAGCAAGTCATTTTGTTCCTTGCAGACCCCAGAGGGGGTTCACTGTTTGGTGGGCTCCACCCTCACCTATAGGAGATTCAGTTATAAGGACAACATAGATCTTGTAGAATTTAAGAGTCTGAAGGAGGAAGAAATAGAAGACGTACTGAAAACTATATTTGGCGTTTCTTTAGAGAAAAAACTTGTTCCCAAGCATGGTGATAGATTTTTTTACCATTTAGAATAA